In Candidatus Limnocylindrales bacterium, a single window of DNA contains:
- the fabG gene encoding 3-oxoacyl-[acyl-carrier-protein] reductase yields the protein MFPVGINVELEGKVSLVTGGSRGIGREIALVLAEAGSEVIVIYRNQAEKASEVVKLIEKMGRKAQAIQTDVSQSEEIHALVERVTDEKGRIDILVNNAGMSRDTLLPRMKEEDWNQVLNVNLTGVFNCTKAVSKVMLKQRSGRIVNMTSIVGVIGNPGQAAYAAAKAGIIGFTKTIAKELASRGITVNAVAPGFIETDMTLELSDKTKSYFLSQIPLQRFGTPRDVAEVVRFLVSDKASYITGQVIHVNGGMYM from the coding sequence TTGTTTCCTGTTGGAATCAATGTGGAGTTAGAGGGTAAAGTTAGCCTTGTGACAGGTGGGAGTCGTGGAATCGGGCGGGAAATAGCTCTGGTGTTAGCAGAAGCCGGGTCGGAGGTTATCGTTATTTACCGGAATCAGGCAGAGAAAGCCTCTGAAGTGGTAAAACTTATTGAAAAAATGGGGAGGAAAGCGCAGGCTATTCAAACAGATGTCAGTCAGTCGGAGGAAATCCACGCTTTAGTAGAGCGGGTTACCGACGAGAAGGGGCGTATTGACATTTTGGTTAATAATGCCGGTATGAGTCGAGATACCCTTCTACCCAGGATGAAAGAAGAGGATTGGAATCAGGTTCTGAATGTCAATCTGACAGGGGTTTTCAATTGTACCAAAGCCGTTTCTAAAGTTATGCTGAAGCAAAGGAGCGGGCGAATTGTTAATATGACCTCTATTGTTGGGGTAATAGGTAATCCAGGTCAAGCGGCCTATGCTGCTGCCAAAGCAGGCATCATTGGATTTACAAAAACCATTGCCAAGGAATTAGCTTCCCGGGGAATTACGGTGAATGCTGTAGCGCCTGGTTTTATAGAAACCGATATGACGCTGGAACTTTCAGATAAAACGAAAAGTTATTTCCTGTCCCAGATTCCGCTTCAACGTTTTGGAACTCCCCGAGATGTGGCAGAGGTTGTCAGGTTTTTAGTTTCTGATAAAGCCAGTTATATAACAGGTCAGGTTATTCACGTAAACGGAGGAATGTATATGTAG
- a CDS encoding acyl carrier protein — MAAIEDRVKEIIVEQLGVDAEEVTPEASFIEDLGADSLDTVELVMAFEEEFNIEIPDEEAEKILTVKDAVEYIKRNT, encoded by the coding sequence ATGGCAGCCATTGAAGATCGTGTCAAAGAGATTATAGTTGAACAATTAGGAGTAGATGCCGAAGAAGTTACTCCAGAAGCATCTTTTATTGAGGATTTGGGAGCGGATTCACTGGATACAGTAGAGCTGGTCATGGCCTTTGAAGAGGAGTTTAATATCGAAATTCCCGATGAGGAAGCCGAGAAAATTTTGACCGTTAAAGATGCTGTGGAGTACATCAAAAGAAATACATGA